In one window of Frigoriglobus tundricola DNA:
- a CDS encoding type II toxin-antitoxin system PemK/MazF family toxin, which yields MSAPFQQGRIVWVELLDPQGRNPKRRPAVVLTTSAEIRSDGEVVVAALSSQIDQSPPEVSVEVPWHRNGHPRTKLNRRNVVVCTWLVTVTVRSIRPDDLGGVVPLAELVRVLEIVRSLQNGANQPPPETEANS from the coding sequence GTGAGTGCCCCGTTCCAACAAGGCCGGATCGTTTGGGTGGAACTGCTCGACCCGCAGGGGCGGAACCCAAAGCGGCGACCCGCGGTCGTCCTCACGACCAGCGCCGAAATCCGTTCCGACGGAGAGGTGGTCGTCGCGGCGCTGAGTTCTCAAATAGATCAGTCACCGCCAGAGGTGTCGGTCGAAGTGCCGTGGCATCGGAACGGGCACCCGCGAACGAAGCTGAACCGGCGGAACGTGGTCGTGTGTACGTGGCTGGTCACCGTGACGGTCCGTTCGATCCGGCCCGATGACCTCGGCGGCGTTGTACCGTTAGCCGAACTTGTCCGTGTGCTGGAAATCGTTCGTTCATTGCAAAATGGTGCGAACCAACCGCCACCCGAAACTGAAGCCAATTCATGA
- a CDS encoding acyl-CoA thioesterase produces MAEPYIAVQVPMMPRDTNRHGTIFGGVLLSYIDLAGAITAQRELQLRGGNPKAAFVTVAINRVEFKKPVLVGDVVRFETTIVRIGRTSITVHIDVHAERGAETIHVTEAEAVFVGVDLSTPDRKPVALFPEGGTS; encoded by the coding sequence CCCCGCGACACGAACCGGCACGGCACCATCTTCGGCGGCGTGCTGCTGTCGTACATCGACCTCGCGGGCGCCATCACCGCCCAGCGCGAGTTGCAGCTCCGCGGCGGGAACCCGAAGGCCGCGTTCGTCACCGTGGCCATCAACCGCGTCGAGTTCAAGAAACCGGTCCTCGTCGGCGACGTGGTCCGGTTCGAGACCACAATCGTCCGCATCGGCCGCACGTCGATAACGGTTCATATCGATGTTCACGCCGAGCGCGGTGCGGAGACGATCCACGTCACCGAGGCCGAGGCCGTGTTCGTCGGCGTGGACCTCTCCACGCCCGACCGCAAGCCGGTTGCGCTGTTTCCGGAGGGCGGGACGTCCTGA
- the thpR gene encoding RNA 2',3'-cyclic phosphodiesterase, which translates to MSRTRTFIGIDIGDGVRGNAVSLQEALAKTGADVKWVTPESMHLTLLFLGEVDDRELHPVCKAVQAVAAGEPPFTLHVSGVGAFPTPRRPKVLWAGVTTGADALQRLNAALEEKMLDLGCYRTEERGYTPHLTLGRVKGEADGLTVAPELQKRLTWNGGRVPVGEILVYSSSMERDGPVYTVIGRAPLTGSPT; encoded by the coding sequence ATGTCCCGCACGCGCACGTTTATCGGCATCGACATTGGCGACGGCGTTCGTGGGAACGCGGTGTCGCTCCAGGAGGCGCTCGCGAAGACGGGCGCGGATGTGAAGTGGGTGACGCCGGAGAGCATGCACCTCACGCTGCTGTTTCTCGGCGAGGTGGACGACCGCGAGCTGCACCCGGTGTGCAAGGCGGTGCAAGCGGTGGCGGCGGGCGAACCTCCCTTCACCCTGCACGTGTCGGGTGTGGGGGCGTTCCCGACGCCGCGGCGTCCGAAGGTGCTGTGGGCCGGTGTGACGACGGGCGCGGACGCGCTCCAGCGTTTGAACGCCGCGCTCGAAGAGAAGATGCTGGACCTGGGTTGTTACCGGACGGAGGAGCGCGGGTACACGCCCCACCTGACGCTCGGCCGGGTGAAGGGCGAGGCGGACGGCCTGACGGTGGCGCCCGAATTGCAAAAGCGGCTGACGTGGAACGGGGGCCGCGTTCCGGTCGGCGAGATACTGGTATACAGTAGCAGTATGGAACGTGACGGACCGGTGTACACGGTCATCGGTCGCGCGCCGCTGACCGGTTCGCCGACCTGA
- the tnpB gene encoding IS66 family insertion sequence element accessory protein TnpB (TnpB, as the term is used for proteins encoded by IS66 family insertion elements, is considered an accessory protein, since TnpC, encoded by a neighboring gene, is a DDE family transposase.) produces MLSIPPTTQLWYGGAVDLRLGFDGLYRHVQSTLQADPLSGHLFIFTNRSANRLKALYWTRHGLCLWCQRLERGRYHFPTPTDRKLELTATEFAMILDGIDYSSAKRFTRYCRPKASESDLRTRTS; encoded by the coding sequence GTGCTGAGCATTCCACCCACCACCCAGCTCTGGTACGGCGGGGCCGTCGATCTGCGCCTCGGGTTCGACGGCCTGTACCGCCACGTCCAATCCACGCTTCAGGCCGATCCCTTGAGCGGGCATCTGTTCATTTTCACCAATCGCTCGGCCAACCGGCTCAAGGCCCTGTACTGGACCCGCCACGGGCTCTGCTTGTGGTGCCAGCGACTCGAGCGCGGGCGGTACCACTTCCCCACCCCGACCGACCGCAAACTCGAACTCACCGCCACCGAGTTCGCCATGATCCTCGACGGCATCGACTACTCGTCGGCCAAACGTTTCACCCGTTATTGTCGCCCGAAAGCGTCCGAATCCGACTTGCGCACCCGCACGTCCTGA
- a CDS encoding adenosine kinase, producing MKEFNLIGLGNSLVDILLELTEGEFGPLAFEKGTMRLTEHDEQQQLLKAFGDHEPRLVSGGSVANSVIACSQLGGTGAFIGCVGDDRYGLHYSEEFAELNIDFANPPLVGQTTGTCVSIITPDAERTMRTCLAVSSHLAARHVPADKIAAAEWLFVEGYLFANPSTGQHAIREALRAAKAGGTKVALTCSDAFIPQVFGDAFREALAQSDLLFCNATEAMALAGGASAQEAFANLKAVVPNAAVTDGPNGAFVRYHEAECHVPAFPCKPVDVTGAGDMFAGAFLYGVTQGLPVERVARAANFLAMKVITQIGARLHHGAKPFWAEALAS from the coding sequence ATGAAAGAGTTCAACCTCATCGGTCTCGGCAACTCGCTGGTCGATATCCTCCTGGAACTGACCGAGGGGGAGTTCGGCCCGCTCGCGTTCGAGAAGGGGACGATGCGGCTCACCGAACACGACGAGCAGCAGCAGTTGCTCAAGGCGTTCGGGGACCACGAACCGCGGCTCGTCAGCGGCGGGAGCGTGGCGAACTCCGTCATCGCCTGTTCGCAGCTCGGCGGCACGGGCGCGTTCATCGGGTGCGTCGGCGACGACCGCTACGGGCTGCACTACAGCGAAGAGTTCGCCGAACTGAACATCGACTTCGCCAACCCGCCCCTCGTCGGGCAGACCACCGGCACGTGTGTGAGCATCATCACGCCGGACGCCGAGCGCACCATGCGCACCTGCCTCGCGGTGTCGAGCCACCTCGCGGCCCGGCACGTCCCGGCCGACAAGATCGCGGCGGCCGAGTGGCTGTTCGTCGAGGGCTATCTGTTCGCCAACCCGAGTACCGGTCAGCACGCGATCCGCGAGGCCCTTCGGGCGGCCAAGGCCGGCGGCACGAAGGTCGCGCTCACCTGCTCCGACGCGTTCATCCCGCAGGTGTTCGGCGACGCGTTCCGCGAAGCCCTTGCGCAAAGCGATTTGCTGTTCTGCAACGCGACGGAAGCGATGGCCCTGGCCGGCGGGGCGAGCGCGCAAGAGGCGTTCGCGAATCTGAAGGCCGTGGTCCCGAACGCGGCGGTGACCGACGGCCCCAACGGCGCGTTCGTCCGGTATCATGAAGCGGAGTGCCACGTCCCGGCGTTCCCCTGCAAGCCGGTGGACGTGACCGGCGCCGGCGACATGTTCGCCGGAGCGTTTTTGTACGGCGTCACGCAGGGGCTCCCGGTCGAACGGGTGGCCCGTGCGGCGAACTTCCTGGCGATGAAGGTCATCACCCAGATCGGCGCCCGCCTGCACCACGGCGCGAAGCCGTTCTGGGCCGAGGCGCTCGCGTCCTGA
- a CDS encoding glutamate--tRNA ligase gives MTVRTRFAPSPTGYLHIGGVRTALFNWLYARRHGGQFVLRIDDTDAARNRAEAVKPILDGFSWLGLDWDEGPTRDASGDSFGPHKPYFQGQRNDKYVAAAMKLVAEGKAYPDYTPPEEQDSRRDLAKRLKKAYVHRGSNRDVAPEENLRQYQAKPAPILLRVPEGEKVVFEDHVRGRVEVDTDTIRDPALLRAPNDAGVCGALYSFATVVDEIDFGITHVIRAEEHLANTPVQILIYNALGGATPEFAHIPLVYYKSEKMSKRKLPALGADEIAKLKACGWTEEEIQCRDDLNIATVAYYRELGYLPAALVNYLVRLGWALNETDEIFSLETAIANFDTRDATKAPGNFDEKKLFWVQTEYMRKLSAEEKLAGSLPYLLRAKLVSDPVPVATRALLLKIAEFAADRIKLFSDFVFYAAPLLKEAPAYNPKAVADKLAKPGVGDRLRGFADELRALEPFEPAAILAAFTAYATKIAVKPRDLDGAVRVALTGETVGFGLPETMVLLGRDAVLKRIESALKLT, from the coding sequence ATGACCGTTCGCACCCGCTTCGCCCCCAGCCCGACGGGCTATCTCCACATTGGGGGCGTCCGCACCGCGCTCTTCAACTGGCTCTACGCCCGCCGGCACGGCGGCCAGTTCGTCCTCCGCATCGACGACACCGACGCCGCCCGCAACCGGGCCGAGGCCGTGAAGCCGATTCTCGACGGCTTCTCGTGGCTCGGCCTCGACTGGGACGAGGGGCCGACGAGGGACGCCAGCGGCGACAGCTTCGGCCCCCACAAGCCGTACTTCCAGGGCCAGCGGAATGACAAGTATGTCGCCGCGGCGATGAAGCTCGTGGCCGAGGGCAAGGCGTACCCGGACTACACTCCGCCCGAGGAGCAGGACAGCCGCCGCGACCTCGCGAAGCGGCTGAAGAAGGCCTACGTTCACCGCGGCAGCAACCGCGACGTGGCGCCCGAGGAGAACCTGCGCCAGTACCAGGCGAAGCCGGCGCCGATCCTGCTGCGCGTGCCCGAGGGCGAGAAGGTCGTCTTCGAGGACCACGTGCGCGGGCGCGTCGAGGTGGACACGGACACGATCCGCGACCCGGCCCTCCTCCGCGCCCCGAACGACGCGGGCGTGTGCGGTGCGCTGTACAGTTTCGCGACCGTGGTGGACGAAATCGACTTCGGCATCACGCACGTGATCCGCGCCGAGGAGCACCTCGCCAACACGCCGGTCCAGATCCTCATCTACAACGCGCTCGGCGGCGCGACCCCGGAGTTCGCGCACATCCCGCTCGTTTATTACAAGAGCGAGAAGATGAGTAAGCGGAAACTACCGGCGCTCGGGGCCGACGAGATCGCCAAGCTGAAAGCGTGCGGGTGGACCGAGGAGGAGATTCAGTGCCGCGACGACCTGAACATCGCGACGGTCGCGTACTACCGCGAACTGGGCTACCTCCCGGCGGCGCTGGTGAACTACCTCGTGCGGCTCGGCTGGGCGCTGAACGAGACCGACGAGATCTTCTCGCTCGAAACGGCGATCGCCAACTTCGACACGCGGGACGCGACCAAGGCGCCGGGCAACTTCGATGAGAAGAAGCTGTTCTGGGTGCAGACCGAGTACATGCGGAAGCTGTCCGCGGAGGAGAAGCTCGCCGGCTCGCTCCCGTACCTGCTGCGGGCGAAGCTCGTGAGCGATCCCGTTCCGGTCGCGACCCGCGCGCTCTTACTGAAGATCGCCGAGTTCGCCGCGGACCGGATCAAGCTGTTCTCCGACTTCGTGTTCTACGCGGCGCCGCTCTTGAAAGAGGCGCCGGCCTACAACCCGAAGGCGGTGGCCGACAAGCTCGCGAAACCGGGCGTCGGCGACCGGCTCCGCGGGTTCGCGGACGAGTTGCGCGCGCTGGAGCCGTTCGAGCCGGCGGCGATCCTGGCGGCGTTCACCGCCTACGCCACGAAGATCGCCGTGAAACCGCGCGACCTCGACGGCGCGGTGCGGGTCGCGCTCACCGGGGAGACCGTCGGCTTCGGCCTGCCGGAAACGATGGTCCTCCTCGGCCGCGACGCGGTGCTGAAGCGGATTGAGTCGGCGCTGAAGTTGACGTAA
- a CDS encoding M24 family metallopeptidase, with protein sequence MILHEKADQAQALLTETGLDCWLTFARETELHPDPGIEQVVGANVVRNSAFLFGSGGERVAIVANFDTSAIRAKGVFREVIGYDEDVRGPLLDALRRLDPRTIGLNYSSDDVTADGLTHGQWQLLQQLLSGTPYLDRLTSAAPLLARLRGRKTPTEVDRIRRAVAVTEQIVGQITAQIRPGVSERDLAVFVHARFAERNVPPAWAAEGCPIVNCGPSSDVGHTYPSPTIRVEPGHLVHIDLGVRLEGYCSDLQRMWYVRRPGESAPPADVQRAFDTVVRAIDAAAALLRPGVRGFEVDAAARTVVVEAGYPEFKHGLGHGLGRAVHDGGAMLGPRWACYGRNVDTVIEAGNVFTLELGILTDSGLVGLEEDVRVTPAGCEFLSDRQRALVLV encoded by the coding sequence GTGATCCTGCACGAGAAAGCCGACCAGGCCCAGGCCCTGCTGACCGAGACCGGGCTCGACTGCTGGCTGACCTTTGCTCGCGAGACCGAGCTGCACCCCGATCCGGGCATCGAGCAGGTCGTCGGTGCCAACGTGGTGCGGAACTCCGCCTTTCTCTTCGGTTCGGGCGGCGAGCGCGTCGCGATTGTCGCCAACTTCGACACGTCCGCCATTCGCGCCAAAGGCGTCTTCCGCGAAGTCATTGGCTACGACGAGGACGTTCGCGGTCCGCTACTGGATGCCCTGCGGCGCCTCGACCCGCGGACGATCGGGCTGAATTACAGTTCCGACGACGTGACGGCCGACGGTCTGACTCACGGCCAATGGCAGCTCCTCCAGCAGCTCCTGAGCGGCACGCCGTACCTGGACCGGTTGACGAGCGCCGCGCCGCTCCTGGCCCGGCTCCGGGGCCGCAAGACGCCGACCGAGGTCGATCGGATTCGCCGGGCCGTGGCCGTGACCGAGCAGATCGTCGGCCAGATTACGGCCCAGATCCGACCGGGGGTGAGCGAGCGGGACCTGGCGGTGTTCGTTCACGCGCGTTTCGCCGAACGCAACGTGCCGCCGGCCTGGGCCGCCGAGGGGTGCCCGATTGTCAACTGCGGCCCGTCGTCCGACGTGGGGCACACCTACCCGTCGCCGACGATTCGGGTCGAGCCGGGGCACCTGGTTCACATCGATCTCGGCGTGCGCCTCGAGGGCTACTGCTCGGACCTCCAGCGGATGTGGTACGTGCGGCGACCGGGCGAATCGGCCCCCCCCGCCGACGTGCAACGGGCCTTCGATACGGTGGTGCGGGCCATCGACGCGGCGGCCGCGCTCCTGCGGCCCGGCGTGCGCGGGTTCGAGGTGGACGCCGCGGCCCGGACGGTCGTCGTGGAGGCCGGGTACCCCGAGTTCAAGCACGGACTCGGGCACGGTTTGGGCCGGGCGGTTCACGACGGCGGCGCCATGCTGGGGCCGCGCTGGGCGTGCTACGGCCGCAACGTGGACACCGTGATCGAAGCGGGCAACGTGTTCACCCTGGAGCTGGGCATCCTGACCGACTCGGGGCTGGTCGGGCTGGAGGAGGACGTACGGGTCACGCCCGCGGGGTGCGAGTTCCTCTCGGACCGGCAGCGCGCCCTCGTACTCGTCTGA
- a CDS encoding MaoC family dehydratase yields MSFSSSHLYFDDLEVGNEWTSGGRTVTEADIVNFAGFSGDFNPIHIDHEFAKTTPFRRPIAHGFAVFCMASGLGIFAPPVRTMAMLRVNQWNFQQAVFAGDTIRSLTRVKEKTVRGRGRRGEIVWYRAVVNQDGKVVQDGEVVTLVECRPPVREAALTAPDAAAAAPPSSNGSA; encoded by the coding sequence ATGAGCTTCTCCTCCTCGCACCTGTACTTCGACGATCTGGAAGTCGGCAACGAATGGACTTCCGGCGGGCGCACGGTCACCGAGGCGGACATCGTCAACTTTGCCGGCTTTAGCGGCGATTTCAACCCGATCCACATCGACCACGAGTTCGCCAAGACGACCCCGTTCCGGCGCCCCATCGCCCACGGGTTCGCGGTGTTCTGCATGGCCAGCGGCCTGGGCATCTTCGCGCCGCCCGTCCGCACGATGGCGATGCTCCGCGTGAACCAGTGGAACTTCCAGCAGGCGGTGTTCGCCGGGGACACCATCCGCAGCCTGACCCGCGTGAAGGAGAAGACCGTCCGCGGGCGCGGGCGCCGCGGCGAGATCGTCTGGTACCGGGCGGTCGTGAACCAGGACGGCAAGGTGGTTCAGGACGGCGAAGTCGTCACGCTGGTCGAGTGCCGCCCGCCGGTGCGCGAAGCGGCTCTCACGGCGCCGGACGCCGCCGCCGCCGCGCCGCCGAGCAGCAACGGGAGCGCCTGA
- the tnpA gene encoding IS66 family insertion sequence element accessory protein TnpA — MPAVPAASRRDPAATRRRWAERLERFRRSGQTIAQFCAAEGVSPPSFYVWRRTLADHAPSPVPVTPTLVPIRLTPSPAGPPIEVVFPSGTVLRFPVDARPEVIAALVHAVEGRPC; from the coding sequence GTGCCTGCTGTCCCTGCTGCCTCTCGCCGTGACCCGGCCGCCACCCGTCGCCGGTGGGCCGAACGACTCGAACGGTTCCGCCGGTCGGGGCAGACGATCGCTCAGTTCTGTGCCGCCGAGGGCGTCTCACCGCCGTCCTTTTATGTGTGGCGGCGAACCCTCGCGGACCACGCCCCATCACCCGTACCGGTCACTCCGACGCTCGTCCCCATCCGCCTGACCCCGTCGCCCGCCGGACCGCCGATCGAGGTGGTGTTCCCGTCGGGAACCGTCCTGCGGTTCCCGGTCGATGCCCGACCGGAGGTCATCGCCGCCCTCGTGCATGCGGTGGAGGGGCGCCCGTGCTGA